In a genomic window of Methanocella sp.:
- a CDS encoding tetratricopeptide repeat protein has translation MGNCMLGDEAGQAGEKTVEIKSKLERSYIAGGTGRPGIPEELRIGVGSVIGDQYVVRRILGGEGKSGMGVVYACYDRRAKQTYALKTFQDRYLYSDRIKTNFLHEALAWVLMDAHPNIVQAVSVEALDNRLFIVLEYVEPDDMGRNTLAQFLHSPISPGQALRWAMQFCDGMAYAASQGVTPHRDIKPDNLMISRDGTLKITDFGLARFWEGTLRSYDADGYPGSSMAGTAPWMAPEQFSGASDLRSDIYSFGVILYQMAAGGRAPFAADSLEEYRRMHCEEPVPRLYNRLFPIIQKCLKKVPGERYSDFQSLRSDLEHVYRSHSRMEPPAVACRIEPDAWEYNNRGLALYNVGLFDEAIWVYRKALKSEPMFADRHRAGLAMVHNNLGVAYDARGEEDMAISEYREAMRLDPGQADAHNNLGTALGAKGLIEEAVREYGEALAIRPEHAMARHNLGLSYARCGQYARAIIEYTEALRIKPAFVEARINLGLALAMEGELDLAIEEYIKAALFSPEDPILHYNMASALRAKGLPLEAVAEYRLSIGADPMNPLAHYQLGLSLDDMGDLQGAIGEYMSALRLDPGHPRAAEKLRSALGRSGASQEAVEACLRVLGNKKKR, from the coding sequence TAATTGCATGCTTGGCGACGAGGCAGGACAGGCGGGGGAGAAGACAGTTGAGATTAAAAGCAAGCTCGAGCGCTCGTATATAGCCGGCGGCACTGGCAGGCCGGGCATTCCCGAGGAGCTCCGGATCGGCGTGGGCTCCGTCATCGGCGACCAGTACGTGGTGAGACGTATACTGGGCGGCGAGGGGAAGAGCGGCATGGGCGTCGTGTACGCGTGCTACGACCGCCGCGCGAAGCAGACCTACGCGCTGAAGACCTTCCAGGATAGGTACCTGTACTCCGACCGCATCAAGACGAATTTTCTGCACGAGGCGCTGGCCTGGGTGCTCATGGACGCCCACCCGAACATCGTGCAGGCCGTCAGCGTGGAGGCGCTGGATAACCGTCTGTTCATCGTTTTGGAGTATGTCGAGCCCGATGACATGGGCAGGAACACCCTTGCCCAGTTCCTGCACAGCCCGATATCGCCCGGCCAGGCCCTCCGGTGGGCCATGCAGTTCTGCGACGGCATGGCATACGCGGCTTCGCAGGGCGTCACACCGCACCGGGACATCAAGCCCGATAATCTCATGATATCGAGGGACGGCACCCTCAAGATCACGGACTTCGGGCTGGCCAGGTTCTGGGAGGGGACCCTGCGCTCCTACGATGCGGATGGCTATCCCGGGAGCTCCATGGCGGGCACGGCGCCCTGGATGGCGCCCGAGCAGTTCAGCGGCGCCAGCGATCTCCGCAGCGACATCTACAGCTTTGGCGTCATCCTCTACCAGATGGCTGCCGGCGGCCGGGCGCCGTTCGCCGCGGACAGCCTCGAAGAGTACAGGCGGATGCACTGCGAAGAGCCGGTGCCCAGGCTCTATAACCGGCTATTCCCCATCATACAGAAATGCCTGAAAAAAGTGCCCGGAGAAAGGTATAGCGACTTCCAGTCGCTCCGGTCGGACCTCGAGCACGTCTACCGCTCCCATTCCAGGATGGAGCCTCCGGCCGTCGCCTGTCGCATCGAGCCGGACGCCTGGGAATATAACAACCGGGGGCTTGCCCTCTATAACGTGGGGCTGTTCGACGAGGCCATATGGGTCTACCGTAAGGCGCTCAAGTCCGAGCCCATGTTCGCCGACCGGCACAGGGCAGGCCTGGCCATGGTCCATAACAATCTTGGCGTGGCATACGACGCCCGGGGAGAGGAGGACATGGCCATCAGCGAGTACCGGGAAGCCATGCGGCTCGACCCGGGCCAGGCGGACGCCCATAATAACCTGGGCACGGCCCTCGGGGCGAAAGGCCTGATCGAGGAGGCTGTGAGGGAATACGGTGAGGCGCTGGCCATCCGGCCGGAGCACGCCATGGCCCGCCACAACCTGGGATTATCGTACGCCCGGTGCGGCCAGTATGCTAGAGCCATTATAGAATATACAGAAGCGCTGCGCATCAAGCCGGCCTTCGTGGAGGCGAGGATTAACCTGGGCCTGGCCCTGGCCATGGAGGGAGAGCTGGACCTGGCCATCGAGGAATACATTAAAGCGGCTTTGTTTAGCCCGGAAGACCCCATCCTGCATTACAATATGGCCAGCGCCCTGCGTGCTAAGGGCCTGCCCCTGGAGGCAGTGGCCGAATATCGCCTCTCCATCGGCGCCGATCCCATGAATCCCCTGGCCCACTACCAGCTCGGGTTGTCCCTCGACGATATGGGCGACCTCCAGGGCGCCATCGGCGAGTATATGTCGGCTCTGCGCCTGGATCCGGGCCATCCGCGTGCGGCGGAAAAGCTCAGGAGCGCTCTCGGAAGGTCGGGCGCGTCCCAGGAGGCCGTAGAAGCCTGCTTGCGGGTGCTCGGCAATAAAAAGAAACGGTGA